One window of Dehalobacterium formicoaceticum genomic DNA carries:
- a CDS encoding S-layer homology domain-containing protein has product MKNKKVDIFNVKEDKTLKKIICFLLFLGMVVFPGQAGVAANRNKEVVKSDPWVYTITHRTVVSNPDTESIYNIQVTIPLMNDEQPVFQEFLGEELSPWPVKIIEDKKGTRLGVFHIAVLQPGEEKVIEQRYAVRNFGIDYKLDEALIGTSYSRENFDAGYLAEEKKIESANNLVIQYARDVVKDETSPYQMARKLFADINLFMTYQNEPEESINQGAVHALRTGIGNCEDYTALFIAAARSLGIPARAQTGYLYLPREQSGPPFINEDGSLDITLMRHTWPEILLPKQGWVVLDPTYTLTVNNGTRKDKVVDWSKFGQIAPGSRHIFFTYGRSDDAFIEIKYSGAKPQVDFSENLVFGHHIFPFRDSTTHWAKDSIRYLSHFSPPIIGGYGNGLFGPDDLVTRAQLAAMLNRALSLDYHVSQPQFSDITPGYWGYADIAAAKGAGIVGGFPDGTFRPEKSVTRAELAVIIGRAFNFPRIFSDISFQDLGQPGYAWADEGIINLAESGIVAGYPGNLFRPEKPVTRAEVAVILSRAMDGTFRLANKSEGLNQE; this is encoded by the coding sequence ATGAAGAATAAAAAGGTAGATATTTTTAATGTAAAGGAAGATAAAACCTTGAAAAAAATCATATGTTTTTTATTATTCCTGGGGATGGTGGTTTTTCCCGGGCAAGCCGGGGTGGCTGCTAATCGGAATAAAGAGGTTGTCAAATCTGATCCCTGGGTTTATACCATTACCCATCGCACCGTGGTGAGTAATCCTGATACGGAAAGCATCTATAATATTCAGGTGACCATTCCCCTGATGAATGATGAACAACCGGTATTTCAGGAATTCCTGGGGGAAGAACTGAGTCCCTGGCCGGTGAAAATCATCGAAGATAAAAAGGGCACCCGTCTGGGCGTTTTTCATATTGCCGTCCTGCAGCCGGGAGAAGAAAAAGTGATCGAGCAACGCTATGCGGTACGCAACTTCGGCATCGATTACAAGCTGGACGAAGCTCTGATTGGCACCAGTTATTCCCGGGAGAATTTTGATGCTGGGTATCTGGCAGAGGAAAAAAAGATCGAGTCGGCCAACAACCTGGTCATTCAATATGCCCGGGACGTGGTAAAAGACGAGACCAGTCCTTATCAGATGGCCCGTAAGCTATTTGCCGATATCAACCTGTTTATGACCTATCAAAATGAACCGGAGGAAAGCATCAACCAAGGTGCCGTCCATGCCTTACGCACCGGGATTGGAAATTGTGAGGATTACACGGCCCTGTTTATCGCCGCCGCCCGCTCATTAGGGATTCCTGCCCGGGCCCAGACCGGCTACCTGTACCTGCCCAGGGAGCAAAGCGGCCCTCCCTTTATTAATGAGGACGGGAGTTTGGATATTACCCTGATGCGCCATACCTGGCCGGAAATTCTCTTGCCCAAGCAGGGCTGGGTGGTCTTGGATCCCACCTATACACTAACGGTCAACAACGGTACCCGTAAAGATAAGGTGGTGGATTGGAGCAAATTTGGCCAGATTGCCCCCGGTTCCCGCCATATTTTCTTTACTTACGGCCGCAGTGACGATGCTTTTATTGAAATCAAATACAGCGGTGCCAAACCTCAGGTTGATTTTTCTGAGAATCTGGTTTTCGGGCACCATATCTTTCCTTTCCGGGATTCCACGACCCATTGGGCGAAGGATAGTATCCGTTATTTATCTCATTTCAGCCCCCCCATCATCGGCGGATACGGGAATGGTTTGTTTGGACCGGATGATCTCGTGACCAGAGCCCAATTGGCAGCCATGTTAAACAGGGCTTTGTCCCTGGATTATCATGTCTCTCAACCCCAGTTTTCCGATATCACCCCTGGTTATTGGGGTTATGCGGATATTGCGGCGGCAAAGGGTGCGGGGATCGTCGGCGGGTTTCCTGACGGTACTTTCCGTCCGGAAAAATCTGTCACCCGGGCAGAATTGGCGGTAATCATCGGCCGGGCCTTTAATTTTCCGCGCATTTTTTCCGATATTTCTTTCCAGGATTTAGGCCAGCCCGGTTATGCCTGGGCTGACGAGGGCATCATCAATTTAGCAGAAAGCGGAATTGTGGCCGGATATCCGGGGAATTTGTTCAGACCGGAAAAACCTGTCACAAGGGCGGAGGTCGCAGTCATTTTGTCCCGGGCGATGGATGGCACATTTCGTTTAGCGAACAAAAGCGAGGGTCTGAATCAAGAGTAA
- a CDS encoding small, acid-soluble spore protein, alpha/beta type: MDTKIKPSRKSKVKKTPEHVEKMKLEIAEELGLTDKVKQEGWAGLSAAETGKIGGLMTKKLKDMKTGRLN; the protein is encoded by the coding sequence GTGGACACAAAAATTAAACCATCAAGAAAAAGCAAGGTCAAAAAAACTCCTGAACATGTAGAGAAAATGAAGCTGGAGATTGCCGAGGAACTGGGACTGACGGACAAGGTAAAGCAAGAGGGATGGGCAGGGTTAAGTGCTGCAGAGACCGGAAAAATCGGTGGGCTGATGACAAAAAAACTCAAGGATATGAAAACAGGTCGATTAAACTAA
- a CDS encoding DNA polymerase III subunit alpha: MNFVHLHNHTEYSLLDGASRIKKLVKKARELEMPAVAITDHGVMYGVIDFYKEALKQGIKPIIGCEVYQAQRSRFDKEPRRDDSPYHLVLLAETQEGYQNLAKLVSLGFLEGFYYKPRVDWELLGRYSKGIIALSACLAGAIPQCLMENRYEEARDIARNYGEIFGPGNFYLELQQHGIEEQTKVNQGLIRIARELNLPLVATNDIHYVRKEDAAAQDVLLCIQTGKIREEENRMRFPTNEFYLKSYQEMNLLFGDYPEALENSLRIAQRCQVDFQFNHLYLPDYQVPDGFTLNSYLCHLCLQGAKEKYPDFPPEVEERLHYELEVIAQMDYPGYFLIVWDLVNFAREHQIMVGPGRGSAAGSIVAYCLGITSIDPLKYELLFERFLNPERISMPDIDIDFCFERRGEVIDYLVEKYGTDRVAQIITFGTMAAKAAVRDVGRVLDIPYAQVDRVAKLIPNDLGMTIDKALEVNHDLKAYYDEDPQIREMIDLARELEGIPRHASTHAAGVVISKNPLIDHLPIQKTTDGAVTTQFAKETVEEIGLLKMDILGLRTLTVIQDALENIRLNQGLKLDISTISLKDEKAYGLLAQGESSGVFQLESSGMKNILKNLKPERFEDIIALVALYRPGPLGSGMVEDFIDRKHGQKETQYLHPSLQPILEETYGVILYQEQVMKIASVMAGFTLGQADLLRRAMGKKKPEVIAGQRKNFIEGAREKSIEAGIASQVFDLMEYFAGYGFNKSHSAAYALVSYQTAYLKAHYPVEYMAALLTSIMDNMDRVPVYLEECKRMGIHILPPDINESLINFTVVENKIRFGLAAVKNVGRSAIENTITARREGGKFISLMDFCERVPINKRVLESLISCGAFDSLGFKRSQLLAGMEICLEYGHKRMEEKTSGQLSLFDLGMAEPKGAAGYEFPDLPEYPARELLAMEKEMIGFYVSGHPLDDYSQALQEESVVSIDSLSQVGDGSPVKIGGIINFVRPVMTRKGELMAHFTIEDFTGNLACIAFPRTYHRFQELIQLDQVLVIEGKTNFQEEEMKVFCESLHPPGEGKKAQGKLYIKLKAEEIAADLNTIQKILHGFPGDTPVYLFNAGTGKYLSVQKKYWVTPSEEMMEQLKGRYGPENIILKIS, translated from the coding sequence GTGAATTTCGTGCACCTTCATAACCATACGGAATATAGCTTATTGGACGGGGCCAGCCGCATTAAGAAACTGGTCAAAAAAGCCCGGGAGCTGGAGATGCCGGCGGTAGCCATTACAGATCATGGCGTCATGTATGGGGTTATTGATTTTTATAAAGAAGCATTGAAACAGGGCATTAAGCCCATTATTGGCTGCGAAGTTTATCAGGCTCAGCGCAGCCGTTTTGATAAGGAACCCCGCAGGGATGATTCTCCTTATCATCTGGTGCTCCTGGCGGAAACCCAGGAAGGTTATCAAAATCTGGCAAAGCTTGTTTCCTTAGGTTTCCTGGAAGGCTTTTATTACAAGCCCCGGGTGGATTGGGAGCTGCTTGGCCGCTACAGCAAAGGGATCATTGCCTTAAGTGCTTGTCTGGCCGGGGCAATTCCCCAGTGTTTAATGGAGAACCGCTATGAAGAGGCCAGGGATATTGCCCGAAACTATGGAGAAATTTTCGGGCCCGGCAATTTTTATCTGGAGCTCCAACAGCATGGGATTGAAGAACAAACGAAGGTCAATCAGGGCTTGATCCGCATCGCTCGTGAATTAAACCTTCCTCTTGTTGCCACCAACGATATTCATTATGTAAGAAAAGAAGACGCCGCCGCCCAGGATGTGCTGCTTTGCATTCAAACTGGGAAAATTCGCGAGGAAGAAAACCGCATGCGTTTTCCCACCAATGAATTTTACTTAAAATCTTATCAGGAAATGAACCTGCTTTTCGGCGATTATCCGGAAGCTTTAGAGAATTCACTGCGCATTGCCCAGCGCTGTCAGGTGGATTTTCAGTTTAATCATTTATATCTGCCGGATTATCAGGTGCCGGACGGCTTTACCCTGAACAGTTATCTCTGCCATCTGTGTCTCCAGGGCGCCAAAGAAAAATACCCGGATTTTCCCCCGGAAGTTGAGGAACGGCTCCATTATGAACTGGAAGTCATCGCCCAAATGGATTATCCCGGCTATTTTCTCATCGTCTGGGATTTGGTGAATTTCGCCCGAGAGCATCAGATTATGGTAGGCCCGGGGCGGGGTTCAGCTGCCGGCAGTATTGTGGCCTATTGTCTGGGCATCACCAGTATTGATCCTCTGAAATACGAATTGCTTTTTGAACGTTTTTTAAATCCGGAACGCATCAGCATGCCGGATATTGATATCGATTTTTGCTTTGAACGCCGGGGTGAAGTGATTGATTATCTGGTGGAGAAATACGGTACCGACCGGGTGGCTCAGATCATTACCTTTGGCACCATGGCCGCTAAGGCAGCGGTGCGGGATGTGGGACGGGTGCTGGACATCCCCTACGCCCAGGTGGATCGGGTGGCAAAATTAATCCCTAATGATCTGGGCATGACCATTGATAAGGCTCTGGAGGTAAATCATGATCTCAAAGCCTATTATGACGAGGATCCCCAGATCCGGGAAATGATTGATTTGGCCAGAGAGCTTGAGGGGATTCCCAGGCATGCCTCCACTCATGCCGCCGGGGTGGTGATCTCCAAGAATCCCTTGATCGACCATCTGCCCATCCAAAAAACCACCGACGGTGCCGTGACCACCCAGTTTGCCAAGGAAACGGTGGAGGAAATCGGCCTCCTCAAGATGGATATTTTAGGATTACGCACCCTGACGGTGATTCAGGACGCTTTGGAGAATATTAGGCTCAATCAAGGATTGAAATTAGATATTAGTACCATCTCCTTAAAGGATGAAAAAGCTTATGGACTATTGGCCCAGGGGGAAAGCTCCGGTGTCTTTCAATTAGAAAGCTCCGGGATGAAGAATATCCTGAAAAATCTGAAACCGGAAAGGTTTGAGGACATTATTGCCTTGGTGGCTCTGTATCGTCCCGGTCCTTTGGGGAGCGGCATGGTGGAGGATTTTATTGATCGCAAGCACGGACAAAAAGAAACTCAATACCTGCACCCCTCCCTGCAGCCTATTTTAGAAGAAACCTACGGCGTTATTTTGTACCAGGAACAGGTGATGAAAATTGCCAGTGTCATGGCTGGATTTACCTTGGGTCAGGCGGATTTGCTGCGCCGGGCTATGGGGAAGAAAAAGCCGGAGGTCATTGCCGGGCAGCGGAAAAACTTTATTGAAGGAGCCCGGGAAAAGAGCATTGAAGCGGGGATTGCCAGTCAGGTTTTTGATCTCATGGAGTATTTTGCCGGTTACGGCTTTAATAAGAGCCACTCGGCGGCCTATGCCCTGGTATCTTATCAGACCGCCTATTTAAAGGCTCATTATCCTGTGGAGTATATGGCGGCTTTGCTCACCAGCATCATGGACAATATGGACCGGGTTCCCGTGTACCTTGAAGAATGTAAACGCATGGGCATTCATATCCTGCCCCCGGATATTAACGAAAGCTTGATTAATTTTACGGTGGTAGAAAATAAAATTCGCTTTGGTCTTGCTGCCGTCAAAAATGTAGGGCGTTCTGCCATTGAGAACACCATCACAGCCCGAAGGGAAGGAGGAAAATTTATTTCCTTGATGGATTTTTGCGAAAGAGTACCCATCAACAAACGGGTTCTGGAAAGTTTAATCTCCTGCGGTGCTTTTGATTCTTTAGGCTTTAAGAGATCTCAGCTGCTGGCAGGCATGGAAATATGCCTGGAGTATGGACATAAAAGAATGGAAGAAAAGACCTCCGGACAGTTGTCCCTCTTTGATCTGGGCATGGCGGAGCCTAAGGGGGCGGCAGGTTATGAGTTTCCTGACTTACCGGAATATCCTGCCCGGGAATTACTGGCTATGGAGAAGGAAATGATCGGGTTTTATGTCAGCGGACATCCCTTGGATGATTATAGTCAAGCCCTGCAGGAAGAATCAGTAGTCTCCATCGACTCCTTGTCCCAGGTAGGGGACGGCTCCCCGGTGAAAATCGGCGGCATCATAAACTTTGTGCGTCCGGTGATGACCCGGAAAGGGGAACTGATGGCCCATTTTACCATCGAGGATTTTACGGGCAATTTAGCCTGTATTGCTTTTCCCCGAACCTATCATCGTTTTCAGGAGTTGATTCAGTTGGATCAAGTGCTGGTTATTGAAGGGAAAACCAACTTTCAGGAAGAAGAAATGAAGGTGTTCTGTGAAAGCCTGCATCCCCCGGGGGAGGGTAAAAAAGCCCAAGGTAAGCTTTATATCAAATTAAAAGCGGAGGAAATCGCAGCGGATCTCAACACAATTCAAAAAATCCTGCACGGTTTCCCGGGAGATACCCCTGTCTATTTATTTAATGCGGGGACTGGAAAATATTTATCGGTCCAAAAAAAATACTGGGTTACGCCCTCGGAGGAGATGATGGAGCAATTGAAAGGCCGTTATGGGCCGGAAAATATAATTTTAAAGATTTCATGA
- the coaD gene encoding pantetheine-phosphate adenylyltransferase codes for MRIAVYAGTFDPVTNGHLDVIHRSVRLFDKVIVAVARDNYKNTLFTLEERVDLIRAVLDGDDHVEIELFQGLLIDYCKKKKASTIIRGLRVVSDFEYEMQMALMNKKLHPDIETTFLMTDQKYSFLSSKIIKQVAQFGGCVKGLVPEEVSLALAKKFGIRQQD; via the coding sequence ATGCGTATCGCTGTCTATGCCGGTACTTTTGATCCGGTGACCAATGGACATTTAGACGTCATTCACCGATCTGTTCGGTTATTTGACAAAGTGATTGTTGCCGTGGCTAGGGATAACTACAAAAATACCCTTTTTACCCTGGAGGAGCGGGTAGATTTAATACGTGCCGTGCTGGATGGAGACGATCATGTGGAGATAGAGTTGTTTCAAGGCTTATTAATCGATTATTGCAAGAAAAAGAAGGCATCCACCATTATCCGTGGTTTACGGGTAGTGTCAGATTTTGAATATGAAATGCAAATGGCATTAATGAATAAAAAATTACATCCGGATATTGAGACCACCTTTTTAATGACGGATCAAAAATATTCTTTTCTCAGCTCTAAAATTATTAAGCAGGTTGCTCAGTTCGGGGGCTGTGTCAAGGGCTTAGTGCCGGAAGAAGTATCCTTAGCCTTGGCCAAAAAATTTGGCATTCGGCAACAGGACTGA
- the pyk gene encoding pyruvate kinase, producing MIHTKIVCTIGPASDSVEILEKLMKSGMNVARLNFSHGTHEEHGRRIVNIRQAADNTGTNVAILLDTKGPEIRLGSLKESKVPVVEGQEIILTTRPMIGEGNVFPVTYQGLPRDVVPGNTILIDDGLIGLEVKETGEEDIVCRVKNAGEVSSNKGINVPGVEVNLPGLMEKDIGDIHFGIEQELDFIAASFVRKPGDVLDIRRILEEKESDIDIIAKIESRSGVKNLDEILKVSDGIMVARGDLGVEIPAEEVPLVQKTIIHKCNKAGKPVITATQMLDSMIRNPRPTRAEASDVANAIFDGTDAVMLSGETASGKYPVEAVSTMARIASKTETALHYRIPNWRDSKTVTITDAISQASFSIAHGLKAAAIITPTSSGSTAKMVSKYRPKTPIIAATPSPRVKKKLSLLWGVEGVLTPITSGTDEMVGVAVAAALQEKLIKHGDLVVVTAGVPVGTPGTTNLIKVHVVSEVTASGIGIGRMVATGIARVARDGADARNRLKEGEILVTSRTDRDYMDVIGKAAAIITEEGGLTSHAAIVAINLGIPGIVGVEGATTRIPDGAVVTVDSARGQIYLGVTQVL from the coding sequence CTGATACATACGAAAATTGTCTGTACCATCGGGCCGGCAAGTGATTCTGTGGAGATCCTGGAAAAGCTGATGAAGTCGGGCATGAATGTGGCTCGGCTCAATTTTTCCCACGGTACCCACGAAGAGCATGGCCGGCGTATTGTTAATATTCGGCAGGCGGCAGATAATACGGGTACTAATGTGGCGATTTTACTGGATACCAAAGGACCGGAAATCCGGCTGGGCAGTTTAAAGGAAAGCAAGGTTCCGGTGGTGGAGGGACAGGAAATTATCTTGACAACCCGGCCCATGATTGGGGAAGGGAATGTTTTTCCTGTCACTTATCAAGGCTTGCCCCGGGATGTGGTGCCCGGGAACACGATTTTAATCGATGATGGCTTGATTGGCCTGGAAGTGAAAGAAACCGGGGAGGAAGACATTGTTTGCCGGGTGAAAAATGCCGGGGAAGTTTCATCCAATAAAGGAATTAATGTGCCTGGAGTGGAGGTCAATCTCCCCGGTCTGATGGAGAAGGATATCGGGGATATCCACTTTGGTATCGAACAGGAGCTTGATTTTATTGCCGCTTCTTTTGTCCGCAAGCCGGGAGATGTTTTGGATATCCGGCGCATTCTGGAGGAAAAGGAATCGGATATCGATATTATTGCGAAAATAGAAAGCCGCTCCGGTGTAAAAAACCTGGATGAAATCTTAAAGGTGTCCGACGGCATTATGGTGGCCCGGGGTGACCTGGGAGTGGAAATTCCGGCGGAAGAGGTTCCTTTGGTGCAAAAGACGATCATTCATAAGTGCAATAAAGCGGGGAAACCGGTGATTACGGCCACCCAGATGCTGGATTCTATGATCAGAAATCCGCGCCCTACACGTGCGGAAGCCAGTGACGTGGCCAATGCCATCTTTGACGGCACGGATGCAGTGATGCTTTCCGGTGAAACAGCCTCCGGCAAGTATCCGGTGGAGGCGGTGAGCACGATGGCCCGAATTGCCTCCAAAACGGAGACTGCCCTGCACTATCGTATCCCAAACTGGAGAGACAGCAAAACGGTCACCATTACCGATGCCATTAGTCAGGCTTCCTTCAGTATTGCCCATGGGTTAAAAGCGGCGGCCATTATTACGCCCACTTCTTCCGGATCGACGGCTAAGATGGTCTCCAAATATCGGCCCAAGACACCGATTATTGCCGCCACTCCCTCGCCTCGGGTTAAGAAAAAGTTATCTTTGCTCTGGGGTGTTGAAGGCGTACTGACACCCATCACCAGCGGAACGGATGAGATGGTGGGAGTGGCGGTTGCTGCTGCTTTACAGGAAAAATTGATTAAACATGGGGATTTGGTAGTGGTGACGGCAGGGGTGCCTGTTGGTACACCGGGTACCACCAATCTGATTAAGGTTCATGTGGTCAGTGAGGTTACCGCCAGCGGCATCGGAATCGGCCGCATGGTTGCCACCGGTATTGCCCGGGTCGCACGAGACGGGGCGGATGCCAGGAATCGATTGAAAGAAGGGGAGATTCTGGTCACCTCCCGCACCGATCGGGATTATATGGATGTCATCGGAAAAGCTGCGGCGATAATTACCGAAGAAGGGGGTTTAACCTCCCATGCCGCTATTGTCGCTATCAATTTAGGAATCCCCGGGATTGTCGGTGTGGAGGGAGCTACAACCCGCATTCCTGATGGGGCAGTTGTTACCGTAGACAGCGCGCGGGGGCAAATTTATTTAGGCGTCACCCAGGTTCTTTAA
- a CDS encoding oxaloacetate decarboxylase subunit alpha produces MKNKVNEINKPKPIGITDTTFRDGHQSLLATRMKVDDMLPIAQKMDEIGFHSMEVWGGATFDTCMRFLNEDPWERLRKLRHHIKKTKLQMLLRGQNLVGYRHYADDVVESFVKKAIDNGIDIIRIFDALNDVRNMAKAMDVTKKEGGHIQATISYTISPFHNLEYYVKQGQTLRDMGADSICIKDMAGIITPYAAYDLVKALKEKVQLPVQFHCHYTSGMASMVYLKAVEAGADVLDCAISPFALSTSQPAIETMVAGLADTDFATGLDLDKLSEVAEYFKKVRGHYKQFDVADGQVDVNVLRYQIPGGMISNFISQLQQQNALDKLPKVLEEVPRVRADFGYPPLVTPSSQIVGAQAVLNVLVGERYKMASNETKSYMKGLYGQPPAPINEEVRKKIIGEEIPITGRPADFLKPQMDEARKEIGFYAETEEDVLSYALFPQVAKTFLEERLAAKTKVDYTLVGSDQNVNSYPV; encoded by the coding sequence TTGAAGAATAAGGTCAATGAAATAAATAAACCAAAACCAATTGGTATTACCGATACCACTTTTCGGGATGGTCATCAGTCTTTGCTGGCCACCCGGATGAAGGTGGATGATATGCTGCCCATTGCGCAAAAGATGGATGAGATCGGTTTTCATTCCATGGAGGTATGGGGAGGTGCTACCTTTGACACCTGCATGCGTTTTTTGAATGAAGACCCTTGGGAAAGACTGCGTAAACTCCGTCATCATATCAAAAAAACCAAGCTGCAGATGCTCTTAAGGGGACAGAATCTGGTGGGATACCGCCATTATGCTGATGATGTGGTGGAGTCCTTCGTAAAAAAAGCCATTGATAACGGGATTGATATTATTCGCATCTTTGATGCTTTAAACGATGTGCGCAACATGGCCAAAGCCATGGATGTAACCAAGAAGGAAGGGGGTCATATTCAGGCTACAATTTCCTATACCATCAGCCCCTTTCACAATCTGGAATACTATGTAAAACAAGGGCAGACTTTAAGGGACATGGGCGCGGACTCCATTTGCATCAAGGATATGGCGGGGATTATTACCCCCTATGCCGCCTATGATTTGGTCAAGGCTCTCAAAGAAAAAGTACAGCTGCCGGTGCAGTTCCACTGTCATTATACCAGCGGTATGGCCTCTATGGTTTATTTAAAAGCGGTAGAAGCAGGGGCTGATGTTTTGGATTGTGCCATTTCTCCCTTTGCTCTTTCCACCTCACAACCGGCCATTGAAACCATGGTGGCTGGCCTGGCTGATACAGATTTTGCTACCGGTTTGGATCTGGATAAGCTTTCGGAAGTGGCGGAATATTTCAAGAAAGTGCGAGGTCATTACAAACAATTTGATGTGGCCGATGGCCAGGTGGATGTGAATGTTTTAAGATATCAAATTCCCGGGGGCATGATCTCCAATTTTATCTCCCAGCTGCAGCAGCAAAATGCTTTGGATAAACTCCCCAAGGTTCTGGAGGAAGTGCCCCGGGTGCGGGCGGATTTCGGCTATCCTCCTTTGGTAACGCCCTCCAGTCAGATTGTGGGCGCCCAGGCGGTACTCAATGTTTTGGTAGGAGAACGATACAAAATGGCTTCCAACGAAACCAAAAGCTATATGAAAGGTCTCTACGGACAGCCACCGGCGCCCATCAATGAAGAGGTGCGTAAAAAGATCATCGGGGAAGAAATACCCATTACGGGACGGCCGGCAGATTTCCTGAAACCCCAAATGGACGAAGCTAGAAAAGAAATTGGTTTTTATGCGGAAACGGAAGAGGATGTGCTCTCCTACGCCTTATTCCCTCAAGTCGCGAAAACTTTCCTGGAAGAGCGTCTGGCAGCAAAAACCAAGGTGGACTATACCCTGGTGGGAAGCGATCAGAACGTTAACAGCTACCCGGTTTGA
- a CDS encoding putative signal transducing protein: protein MWTVVYIASNRTTAEMIKNYLSNEGVLVMLRSIGIPHLGDSGSVEVLVPETEVEEAQEVLRAAIGS from the coding sequence GTGTGGACAGTCGTCTATATTGCTTCAAATCGAACGACAGCTGAAATGATCAAAAATTATCTCTCCAATGAAGGAGTGCTGGTGATGTTGCGTTCCATCGGGATTCCCCATTTGGGAGATTCCGGTTCTGTCGAAGTTTTAGTGCCGGAAACGGAGGTAGAAGAGGCCCAGGAGGTATTAAGAGCAGCAATTGGAAGCTGA
- the pfkA gene encoding 6-phosphofructokinase: protein MKKVAVLTSGGDAPGMNAALRAVVRTSIYHGMEVMGVRRGYSGLLNCDFVPLDISSVADIIQRGGTILHTARCDEFFVPEGRALAFTHLREAGVEGLIVIGGDGTFRGALELEKIGMNVIGIPGTIDNDIPCTERTIGFDTAVNTVVDAINKIRDTATSHERAFVIEVMGRRSGFIALAAGLAGGAESIIIPEKPFDIHEIVATLKRGQERGKQHNIIIVAEGVSGAYEISKKILDISRLDTRVIVLGHIQRGGSPSAGDRILASKMGSAAVQLLLKGFRKRMVGIVGDEIKDFDLEWALSQSKEINMEDYILSGILAM, encoded by the coding sequence ATGAAAAAGGTGGCTGTATTAACCAGCGGCGGTGATGCTCCGGGCATGAATGCCGCCCTTAGGGCGGTTGTACGTACGTCGATTTATCATGGCATGGAAGTAATGGGTGTGAGAAGAGGTTATTCCGGTCTCCTGAATTGTGACTTTGTTCCCTTGGATATTAGCTCTGTCGCCGATATTATTCAACGGGGCGGAACGATTTTGCATACGGCCCGTTGTGATGAATTTTTTGTTCCCGAAGGACGGGCGCTGGCTTTCACTCATCTAAGAGAGGCCGGGGTGGAAGGTTTAATTGTGATCGGGGGAGACGGGACTTTTCGCGGCGCTCTTGAATTAGAAAAAATAGGTATGAACGTCATCGGAATTCCCGGGACGATTGACAATGATATCCCTTGTACTGAGCGTACCATTGGTTTTGATACCGCTGTCAATACGGTAGTGGATGCGATTAATAAAATCCGGGATACCGCAACCTCCCATGAGCGGGCTTTCGTCATCGAAGTCATGGGTCGGCGTTCCGGTTTTATTGCTTTAGCGGCAGGACTGGCGGGGGGCGCAGAATCGATTATAATTCCGGAAAAACCCTTTGATATCCATGAAATTGTCGCTACCCTAAAACGGGGTCAGGAACGGGGCAAACAGCATAATATTATTATTGTGGCGGAGGGCGTTTCCGGCGCTTATGAAATCAGCAAAAAAATTCTTGATATTTCTCGACTGGATACCCGGGTCATTGTCCTGGGACATATCCAAAGGGGGGGCTCGCCTTCTGCCGGAGACCGGATTTTGGCCAGTAAAATGGGGTCAGCAGCGGTTCAACTCCTTTTAAAGGGTTTCAGAAAAAGGATGGTCGGAATCGTCGGTGATGAGATTAAAGATTTTGATTTGGAATGGGCCCTCAGCCAGTCTAAAGAGATTAATATGGAAGATTATATTTTGTCCGGGATCTTAGCGATGTGA
- the mtrB gene encoding trp RNA-binding attenuation protein MtrB, which produces MDQEKSLSSDYVVVKAQENGVNIFGLTRGKDTRFHHTEKLDKGEVVIAQFTEHTSAIKIRGKAEILTKHGRIESGD; this is translated from the coding sequence ATGGATCAGGAAAAATCCCTGAGCAGCGATTATGTAGTCGTTAAGGCCCAGGAAAATGGGGTTAACATTTTTGGCTTAACACGGGGTAAGGATACCCGATTTCACCATACGGAAAAATTGGACAAGGGAGAAGTGGTAATTGCTCAATTTACCGAGCACACCTCCGCGATTAAAATTCGCGGTAAAGCGGAAATTTTAACAAAACACGGCCGGATTGAGTCCGGGGATTAG